The Candidatus Anaeroferrophillus wilburensis genome contains a region encoding:
- a CDS encoding cupin domain-containing protein gives MKHVHYTDVPLEPVEIEGAQGVSVRWVINEADGAKNFAMRIFEVEPEGKTPYHDHDFEHEVFILAGSGVLTFNGQQSALKPQEVVFIPGGESHNFQAGPQGLTFMCLIPLS, from the coding sequence ATGAAACATGTTCACTATACCGACGTACCTTTGGAGCCGGTGGAGATAGAAGGGGCGCAGGGGGTCAGTGTCCGCTGGGTCATCAATGAGGCGGACGGTGCCAAAAATTTTGCTATGCGGATTTTTGAAGTGGAACCGGAGGGGAAAACTCCCTACCATGACCATGATTTTGAGCATGAGGTTTTTATTCTTGCCGGCAGCGGCGTGCTGACGTTCAATGGCCAGCAATCGGCGTTGAAACCTCAGGAAGTGGTGTTCATCCCCGGTGGGGAGAGTCATAATTTCCAGGCGGGTCCCCAGGGACTGACCTTTATGTGCCTCATTCCACTGTCATAG
- the ileS gene encoding isoleucine--tRNA ligase, whose protein sequence is MDYKETLNLPQTRFPMRGNLVQREPESIRVWEERAVYRRLLERRAAAPAFVLHDGPPYANGHLHMGHALNKILKDIILKARSMAGCRCHYVPGWDCHGLPIEHQVDKDLGRRKAEMSQVEVRQACRDYAAKFIAIQRDEFERLGIFGEWDNPYLTMNYPYEGAIVRELAKFAGNGGLYKRKKPIYWCSTCQTALAEAEVEYEDETSPSIYVKFALEDDLSATYPFLAGQKVFLVIWTTTPWTIPANLAIALHPDLVYEALQVDDEVYIVAEGLREKFCVEAGLDRGDVLGTVNPKDFERCTCRHPLYERQSLIIMGDHVTLEAGTGCVHTAPGHGQEDYEVGLAYGLDVYAPVDDQGRFTDEVEFFAGQFVFAANPAVIAKLEECGALVASKPLSHSYPHCWRCKKAIIFRSTEQWFISMERNDLRQRALEAINQVTWIPTWGRERIYGMVENRPDWCISRQRVWGVPIPVFYCRQCGRPLIDEQLMNRVADVFAEQGADVWFAEDAAFFLPPATVCPDCGHDVFDKETDILDVWFDSGVSYAAVLKARDYLEYPADLYLEGSDQHRGWFHSSLLASVGARGTSPYKAVLTHGFVVDGAGKKMSKSAGNVISPEKVVKKYGAEILRLWVAAQDYRDDIRISEEILSRLVEAYRRIRNTLRFLLANLFDYDPAVNAVDYGSMEELDQWALHQVCQLQKKVLAAYEAYEFHAIYHAIHNFCVVELSGFYLDVVKDRLYITAADSSMRRSTQTALHLIVNALVRMCAPILSFTADEVWQHMPAAETDDSIFLHEFLLLPESCFNPQLAAVWSGLLDIRKTALKKLETARQEKLIGLSLDARLQLAARGETLELLQRYQPQLTDIFMVSQVEVLVLAAGEKGESDEQPDVKVTVAPAAGDKCQRCWRYSTMLTEATDNHPGICDRCRQQL, encoded by the coding sequence GTTGCCGCTGCCATTATGTACCCGGTTGGGATTGTCATGGCCTGCCCATCGAGCATCAGGTGGATAAAGACCTTGGTCGCCGCAAGGCAGAAATGAGCCAGGTGGAGGTTCGCCAAGCCTGCCGGGATTATGCCGCCAAGTTTATTGCCATCCAGCGGGATGAGTTTGAGCGTCTGGGGATCTTTGGTGAGTGGGATAATCCCTACCTGACCATGAACTACCCCTATGAAGGAGCTATAGTGAGGGAGCTGGCTAAGTTTGCCGGCAATGGAGGACTCTATAAACGAAAAAAACCCATCTACTGGTGTTCAACCTGCCAGACGGCCCTGGCCGAAGCTGAGGTCGAGTATGAGGATGAAACATCACCTTCGATCTACGTGAAATTTGCCTTGGAAGATGATCTGTCAGCCACCTATCCTTTTCTTGCCGGCCAGAAGGTCTTTCTGGTCATTTGGACGACCACGCCATGGACAATCCCTGCCAACCTTGCTATTGCCCTCCATCCTGATTTAGTCTATGAGGCACTGCAGGTTGATGATGAGGTCTATATCGTTGCCGAGGGTCTGCGGGAAAAGTTTTGTGTCGAGGCAGGGCTGGACCGGGGTGACGTTCTGGGAACAGTGAATCCAAAGGATTTTGAGCGTTGCACCTGTCGCCATCCCCTTTATGAACGGCAGTCGCTGATTATCATGGGTGACCACGTTACCCTTGAAGCGGGAACCGGTTGTGTGCATACGGCGCCTGGGCATGGCCAGGAAGACTATGAAGTTGGCCTTGCCTATGGCCTTGATGTCTATGCGCCGGTTGATGACCAGGGGCGTTTTACCGATGAGGTGGAATTCTTTGCCGGCCAGTTTGTTTTTGCCGCCAACCCGGCGGTGATCGCCAAACTGGAGGAGTGTGGTGCCCTGGTGGCCAGCAAGCCGCTGTCACACTCTTATCCCCATTGCTGGCGGTGCAAGAAAGCGATCATTTTTCGTTCCACGGAACAATGGTTTATTTCCATGGAGCGTAACGATCTCCGGCAGCGGGCCTTGGAGGCGATTAACCAGGTTACCTGGATTCCGACCTGGGGGCGTGAGCGGATCTATGGTATGGTTGAAAACCGTCCGGACTGGTGCATTTCACGGCAGCGGGTCTGGGGGGTGCCGATCCCGGTATTTTACTGCCGGCAATGCGGCCGGCCGCTGATTGATGAACAGTTGATGAACAGGGTTGCTGATGTGTTTGCCGAGCAGGGGGCAGATGTCTGGTTCGCTGAAGATGCGGCCTTTTTCCTGCCGCCGGCAACTGTCTGCCCGGATTGCGGGCATGATGTCTTTGATAAGGAAACGGATATTCTTGATGTCTGGTTTGATTCCGGGGTTAGTTATGCCGCCGTTCTTAAGGCTCGTGATTATCTTGAGTATCCGGCTGATCTCTACCTGGAGGGCAGCGACCAGCATCGAGGCTGGTTCCACAGCTCCCTGCTGGCGTCGGTGGGGGCCCGGGGAACCAGCCCCTATAAGGCGGTTCTGACCCATGGTTTTGTTGTCGACGGGGCCGGGAAAAAGATGTCCAAATCGGCTGGCAACGTTATTTCTCCAGAAAAAGTTGTCAAGAAGTATGGTGCTGAAATCCTTCGTCTTTGGGTAGCCGCCCAGGATTACCGGGATGATATCCGGATTTCCGAGGAGATTCTTTCCCGGCTGGTGGAGGCCTACCGGCGGATCAGAAATACGCTCAGGTTCCTGCTGGCCAACCTGTTTGACTATGATCCTGCCGTCAATGCGGTTGACTATGGCAGCATGGAAGAGCTGGATCAATGGGCGTTGCATCAGGTGTGCCAGCTGCAGAAAAAGGTGCTGGCTGCCTATGAAGCCTATGAATTTCATGCTATATATCATGCCATCCATAACTTTTGCGTGGTCGAATTGAGTGGTTTTTATCTTGATGTGGTCAAGGACCGGCTCTATATCACGGCCGCCGATTCGTCCATGCGCCGGTCAACCCAGACCGCTCTTCACCTGATTGTCAACGCCTTGGTGCGTATGTGCGCCCCCATCCTTTCCTTTACTGCCGATGAGGTTTGGCAGCATATGCCGGCAGCTGAAACTGATGACAGCATTTTCCTCCATGAGTTTTTGCTGCTGCCTGAAAGCTGTTTCAATCCGCAGTTGGCAGCGGTCTGGAGCGGGTTGCTCGATATTCGTAAAACAGCTTTGAAGAAGCTAGAGACCGCCCGGCAGGAAAAGCTGATCGGCCTTTCCCTTGATGCCCGTCTGCAGTTGGCTGCCCGGGGAGAGACGCTGGAACTGCTGCAGCGCTACCAGCCGCAGTTGACGGATATTTTCATGGTTTCCCAGGTGGAGGTGCTGGTGCTGGCTGCTGGAGAAAAGGGCGAGAGTGACGAGCAGCCTGATGTGAAGGTGACCGTAGCTCCGGCCGCCGGTGACAAATGTCAGCGCTGCTGGCGCTATAGCACGATGTTGACCGAAGCAACCGACAATCATCCGGGGATTTGCGATCGTTGCCGGCAGCAGCTATGA